A region from the Bacteroidales bacterium genome encodes:
- a CDS encoding four helix bundle protein has protein sequence MKIILKELKESRICLKIIERKPLIPNTKKLAPIMKETEELIAIIYKSIETAKSNMQK, from the coding sequence CTGAAAATAATTCTAAAAGAGCTAAAAGAAAGTCGAATTTGCTTAAAAATTATAGAAAGGAAACCATTAATTCCAAATACAAAGAAATTAGCTCCAATTATGAAAGAAACGGAGGAGTTAATAGCTATAATTTATAAAAGTATTGAAACTGCGAAATCGAATATGCAGAAATAA
- a CDS encoding 2-C-methyl-D-erythritol 4-phosphate cytidylyltransferase gives MKTFVIIVAGGKGMRMKKAIPKQFLLLNSQPILMHTLKQFYTFDKNIKIILVLPQHQIIYWKELCEDYNFNIPHIVTKGGNTRFQSVKNGLNNIKEKGLVAIHDGVRPLVSFETLNNCFVEAEKSGNAIPVVEIEESIRLLENNKNKTVSRLNYRIVQTPQIFSTELIKEAYKCEYSSDFTDDSSVLEKTGVKINLVPGNKENIKITTKQDLEIAEILLTKLQEN, from the coding sequence GTGAAAACATTTGTAATTATAGTTGCCGGAGGTAAGGGAATGAGAATGAAAAAAGCAATTCCCAAACAATTTTTATTGCTAAATAGCCAACCTATATTAATGCACACTTTAAAGCAGTTTTATACATTTGATAAAAATATAAAGATAATACTTGTACTTCCGCAACATCAAATAATATACTGGAAAGAACTTTGCGAAGATTATAATTTTAATATTCCTCATATTGTTACAAAAGGGGGAAATACAAGATTTCAATCTGTTAAAAACGGACTGAATAATATCAAAGAGAAAGGATTAGTGGCAATTCATGATGGTGTAAGACCTTTGGTTAGTTTTGAGACTTTAAATAATTGTTTTGTTGAAGCGGAAAAATCGGGTAATGCTATTCCTGTTGTTGAAATTGAAGAATCAATAAGATTATTGGAAAATAATAAAAACAAAACTGTAAGCCGGTTAAATTACAGGATAGTTCAAACCCCACAGATTTTTAGTACCGAATTAATAAAAGAAGCATATAAATGCGAATATTCTAGTGATTTTACTGATGATTCATCAGTTTTAGAAAAAACAGGTGTAAAAATAAACCTTGTACCCGGCAATAAGGAAAATATTAAAATAACTACTAAACAAGACCTTGAAATAGCCGAAATATTATTAACAAAACTTCAGGAAAATTAA
- a CDS encoding T9SS type A sorting domain-containing protein — protein sequence MKNLFVLNILICFVFFQNILPIASQNNVKEYGDIFWEEDFDSLEWSTYDTIGEMPEGWELYDGNELDYFWRWSLEGPRGRYTSPDASSAGGDASFVPHPGRMNYDGTAANGFMMLEADYFNTGEDGLIAANYVGMDSYFQIDSIDLSNASGVTLQYKQILRRCCSGSDTLSVFVAADHDPENPETTHWVEYETHIISPISGYTFPEERTMEHNITSVAAGHSKVTIRFYMKGASHYFWIVDDIKIYEPAENDITLDFSWFDYMYEPDGDNPEKDWNGGYTMFPAGQEGEFVSFRAVVTNFGLADQTNVVLNAKILKDGELIETITSSPKDICVEQKDTLIINTSWTPPGLGHYQVSTTVTMDLEDQEPSNNGYEYEFWVTDTTYSRSYDLNEYGSTSSTNYWVGGGNDGDVLAILYDITNNAEVRSISLHIASNEHNIEYIQAGDFGMIAKLYRLNEETGNPDTVSIISSAYYTLQLSDTNSWVTLPFIEDSVNSKITSGKYLAAVEFYKNNHPNNYFHVSEDLSIPQPKYNMWIKQTDGWGWVTSNACIRLNVAKSGSGIKVISKNEELLIYPNPFSGKTNIQLPDNTSGYKLIVTDLSGKIIKQIDGITGNKYELEMNNFPKGLYFINLTGEKNYTSKIVVY from the coding sequence ATGAAAAATTTATTTGTTTTAAACATACTTATTTGTTTTGTATTCTTTCAAAACATTTTACCGATTGCTTCACAAAATAATGTAAAAGAATACGGAGATATTTTCTGGGAAGAAGATTTTGACTCATTAGAATGGAGTACTTATGATACAATAGGCGAAATGCCCGAAGGATGGGAGTTATATGACGGAAACGAACTTGATTATTTTTGGCGATGGTCATTGGAAGGACCAAGAGGAAGATACACTTCGCCTGATGCTTCATCTGCTGGTGGTGATGCAAGTTTTGTCCCACACCCTGGCAGAATGAATTATGATGGTACAGCCGCAAACGGATTTATGATGCTTGAAGCCGATTATTTTAATACAGGTGAAGATGGTTTAATTGCTGCTAATTATGTTGGTATGGATAGTTATTTCCAGATTGATTCTATTGACCTTTCAAATGCCTCTGGTGTTACACTTCAATATAAACAAATACTTCGCAGGTGCTGTAGTGGAAGTGATACACTTTCTGTATTTGTTGCAGCTGACCATGACCCTGAAAATCCTGAAACTACTCACTGGGTTGAATATGAAACACATATTATTTCACCTATAAGTGGATATACTTTTCCCGAAGAAAGAACTATGGAGCATAATATTACAAGTGTTGCAGCAGGTCACTCAAAAGTTACTATAAGGTTTTATATGAAAGGTGCAAGTCATTATTTCTGGATAGTTGATGATATAAAAATATATGAACCGGCAGAAAATGATATTACTCTTGATTTTTCTTGGTTCGATTATATGTACGAACCTGATGGGGATAACCCTGAAAAAGATTGGAACGGTGGTTATACTATGTTCCCGGCAGGACAGGAAGGAGAATTCGTTTCGTTCAGAGCTGTAGTTACAAATTTTGGTCTTGCCGACCAAACCAATGTTGTTTTAAATGCAAAAATTTTAAAAGATGGTGAATTGATTGAAACAATAACAAGTTCACCAAAAGATATTTGTGTTGAACAAAAAGATACTCTGATTATAAATACTTCATGGACGCCTCCGGGATTAGGACATTATCAGGTTTCAACTACTGTTACTATGGATCTTGAAGATCAGGAGCCTTCAAATAACGGGTATGAATATGAATTTTGGGTTACCGATACAACATATTCCCGTTCTTATGATTTGAATGAATATGGCTCTACCAGTTCAACTAATTACTGGGTTGGTGGTGGAAATGACGGTGATGTTCTTGCAATATTATATGATATTACAAATAATGCTGAAGTAAGATCAATATCACTTCATATTGCATCAAATGAACATAATATTGAATACATTCAGGCAGGTGATTTTGGAATGATTGCAAAATTATACCGACTTAATGAAGAAACGGGAAACCCTGATACTGTATCTATTATTTCTTCTGCTTATTATACATTACAATTATCAGATACAAATTCCTGGGTTACACTACCTTTTATTGAAGATAGTGTTAACAGTAAGATTACATCCGGTAAATATCTTGCTGCTGTTGAGTTTTATAAAAATAACCATCCTAATAATTATTTTCATGTATCAGAGGATCTTTCTATACCGCAACCAAAATATAATATGTGGATAAAACAAACTGACGGCTGGGGCTGGGTAACAAGCAATGCATGTATCAGGTTAAATGTAGCTAAATCAGGTTCAGGCATTAAAGTTATAAGTAAAAATGAAGAATTGTTAATTTATCCAAATCCATTTTCAGGAAAAACAAATATTCAGCTTCCTGATAATACTTCAGGCTATAAACTAATTGTTACAGATTTATCAGGAAAAATTATTAAACAGATAGATGGAATTACCGGCAATAAGTATGAACTTGAAATGAATAATTTCCCAAAAGGATTATATTTTATTAATTTAACCGGGGAAAAGAATTATACTTCTAAAATTGTAGTTTATTAA
- a CDS encoding aminopeptidase has protein sequence MNSIKIFRINILFLMAILMLPLAGISQKKKKNEKKEYDFTIIKEVKTTSVKDQHYSGTCWSFAAVSFLETELLRMGKDELNISEMYFVKNAYSIKARNYVRLHGNAVFTQGGQAHDVINLINDFGIVTEEAYPGLNYGEKNHIHDEMEAVLKSMVDAVIKNKNKRLSTKWFESINAVIEIYLGKNPESFDYNGKSYSPQSFVQEIATINPDDYIELTSYSHHSFYEKFNLEIPDNWSNSLYYNLPIDELMEVIENAFNTGYSVCWDGDISEKTFSHKKGVAIIPEKDWEDMTKDEKDNIWDGNVTEKNITQECRQKTFDNYTTIDDHLMHLVGIAQDQNGNKYFKTKNSWTEDSNDYGGYLFMSDNYISLKTIAIMIHKDALPENIREKLDID, from the coding sequence ATGAACTCTATTAAAATCTTCAGAATTAATATTCTATTTCTAATGGCTATTCTAATGCTTCCATTAGCCGGAATTAGCCAAAAAAAGAAAAAAAATGAAAAGAAAGAATATGATTTTACTATAATTAAAGAGGTAAAAACAACATCTGTCAAAGACCAACATTATTCAGGTACATGCTGGAGTTTTGCTGCTGTATCTTTTTTAGAAACAGAACTGTTAAGAATGGGAAAAGACGAACTTAATATTTCAGAAATGTATTTTGTAAAAAATGCATATTCAATAAAAGCAAGAAATTATGTTAGGTTACATGGAAATGCTGTTTTTACACAAGGTGGACAAGCACATGATGTTATTAATTTGATTAATGATTTTGGTATTGTTACAGAAGAGGCTTATCCCGGATTAAATTATGGAGAAAAAAATCATATTCACGATGAAATGGAAGCTGTTTTAAAATCAATGGTTGATGCAGTAATTAAAAATAAAAACAAACGCTTATCAACAAAATGGTTTGAATCAATAAATGCTGTTATAGAAATTTACCTTGGCAAAAACCCCGAATCATTTGATTATAACGGCAAATCATATTCTCCACAAAGTTTTGTACAAGAAATTGCTACTATTAATCCTGATGATTATATTGAGTTAACTTCTTATTCTCATCATTCGTTTTATGAAAAATTCAATCTTGAAATTCCTGATAACTGGTCAAATAGCTTATACTACAACCTGCCAATTGACGAATTAATGGAAGTAATTGAAAATGCTTTTAATACCGGATATTCAGTCTGTTGGGATGGAGATATTTCTGAAAAAACATTTTCACATAAAAAAGGAGTTGCAATAATACCTGAAAAAGACTGGGAAGATATGACAAAAGATGAAAAAGATAATATCTGGGATGGAAATGTTACTGAAAAAAATATTACGCAGGAATGTCGTCAAAAAACATTTGACAATTATACTACAATAGATGATCATTTAATGCACTTAGTTGGTATTGCACAAGACCAAAATGGCAATAAGTATTTCAAAACAAAAAACTCATGGACAGAAGACAGCAACGATTATGGCGGTTATTTATTTATGTCTGATAACTATATTAGTTTAAAGACAATTGCTATTATGATACATAAAGATGCTTTGCCCGAAAATATCAGAGAGAAATTAGATATTGATTAA
- a CDS encoding DUF502 domain-containing protein: MKRLAGYFFQGLLLVVPLAVTIYVIYFTFKFIDGLLPFDIPGIGLIVIIAAITLIGFITKLVITKPIISFFERIIKKSPLIKVVYSSVKDLLSAFVGKEKKFNNPVLVKISDDSDIERLGFITQQDLSNLGIKEKKIAVYLPSSYGILGELYIVPEKYVTPVDMHSAEFMKYIVSGGVSK; the protein is encoded by the coding sequence ATGAAAAGACTTGCAGGTTATTTTTTTCAGGGACTATTACTTGTTGTTCCTTTGGCTGTTACAATTTATGTAATTTATTTTACCTTTAAATTTATTGACGGATTACTACCGTTTGATATTCCCGGCATTGGATTGATAGTTATAATTGCAGCAATTACTTTAATTGGTTTCATAACTAAACTTGTGATAACTAAACCAATTATTTCATTTTTCGAAAGGATTATTAAAAAATCTCCATTAATTAAAGTTGTTTATTCTTCGGTCAAGGATCTTTTATCTGCTTTTGTAGGCAAAGAAAAAAAATTTAACAATCCTGTTCTTGTTAAAATTTCTGATGATTCCGATATTGAAAGATTAGGTTTTATTACTCAGCAAGATTTATCTAATTTAGGGATAAAAGAAAAGAAAATTGCTGTTTATCTGCCAAGTTCTTATGGTATTCTTGGTGAACTTTATATAGTGCCTGAGAAATATGTAACTCCTGTTGATATGCATTCGGCTGAGTTTATGAAATATATTGTTTCAGGAGGGGTATCTAAATAG
- a CDS encoding outer membrane beta-barrel protein: MKKNYLKTLLMVFVISLFTSSLFPQGVYVSVNAGYGINMSSHNLEYFGFYNYTSGNTSRTYEQVYVSLGKGLNFGGTFGLMFNKNLGAELGVSYLLGGKSIAKDEYVGGTTDYTISSKMLRLMPSIVIASGLEGINPYAKFGLIISSGSIIFDLEDKDSGDISIMKVKFDGGLALGLNAGIGVQFNMSDNISLFSEINMISLSYAPTKGEVIEATYNGTDMLPDMTTRQKEAEFVDSYTYNSSSPPPDSQPDQELKQKLPFGSFGVNFGLKIGF, from the coding sequence ATGAAAAAAAATTATTTAAAAACATTGTTAATGGTTTTTGTAATTAGTCTGTTTACAAGTAGCCTTTTTCCTCAAGGAGTATATGTTAGTGTTAATGCTGGTTACGGGATTAATATGAGTTCTCATAATCTGGAGTATTTTGGTTTCTATAATTATACAAGTGGGAACACTTCACGTACCTATGAACAAGTTTATGTTTCATTGGGTAAGGGATTAAATTTTGGAGGCACATTTGGACTTATGTTTAATAAAAATCTTGGAGCTGAATTGGGAGTTTCTTATTTGTTAGGTGGAAAATCAATAGCAAAGGATGAATATGTTGGGGGAACAACAGATTATACAATATCTTCAAAAATGTTAAGATTGATGCCTTCTATTGTTATTGCTTCTGGTTTAGAGGGTATAAATCCATATGCAAAATTTGGTTTAATCATTAGTTCGGGCTCAATTATTTTTGACTTGGAAGATAAAGATAGTGGAGATATATCAATTATGAAAGTTAAATTTGATGGTGGGTTAGCATTAGGATTAAATGCAGGAATAGGAGTTCAATTTAATATGAGTGATAATATTTCATTATTTAGTGAAATAAATATGATTAGCTTATCTTATGCACCAACAAAAGGGGAAGTTATTGAAGCAACATATAATGGTACTGATATGTTGCCAGATATGACTACAAGGCAAAAAGAGGCAGAATTTGTTGATAGCTACACATATAATTCATCCAGCCCTCCACCAGATTCACAACCAGATCAAGAATTAAAGCAAAAATTACCATTTGGTAGCTTTGGGGTTAATTTTGGGTTAAAAATTGGGTTTTAG
- a CDS encoding secondary thiamine-phosphate synthase enzyme YjbQ, whose protein sequence is MQEIIQIRTDKYNGLYDITNEVQDIVKKSHITTGFVNVYVQGATAGIMIQENWDASVQNDVISLFKKLIPEGVWEHDAQDNNGASHLKAGIVGPSETIPIINSNLGLSTWQNIFVCEFDGPRSSRKIVVTIFNANT, encoded by the coding sequence ATGCAGGAAATTATTCAAATAAGAACAGACAAGTATAATGGTTTATACGATATAACAAACGAAGTTCAGGATATTGTAAAAAAAAGCCATATAACAACAGGTTTTGTTAATGTTTATGTACAGGGTGCAACTGCAGGAATTATGATACAGGAAAATTGGGATGCTTCTGTACAAAATGATGTAATTAGTCTTTTTAAAAAATTAATTCCTGAAGGAGTTTGGGAACATGATGCACAGGATAATAACGGAGCTTCGCATTTAAAAGCAGGAATAGTGGGGCCAAGTGAAACTATACCAATAATAAACAGTAATTTAGGATTGTCAACATGGCAAAATATTTTTGTTTGTGAATTTGACGGACCAAGGTCGTCAAGAAAAATTGTAGTAACGATATTTAATGCTAATACCTGA
- a CDS encoding DUF434 domain-containing protein has protein sequence MEDTNFYEAIIDYSYLLEKNYPQKSILKLIGDKYMLNRVQRTILYRGITTSEKSKNRNLKLIKEDFIKSEKLYIDCYNVIYTIGSYLNGNTLFVGTDNLLRDASEIHGKILRTKLLDRSLNLLFGYLKTLKIAEVILIIDEPVNHSKSLCKKINELIKKIGIKAKAEINKSPDIYLKTLKEGICATSDSVIIDKSNIKIFDLARNTLNFHFSPEFLFNFHYQNPADLIHLKL, from the coding sequence ATGGAAGATACTAATTTTTATGAAGCAATAATTGACTATTCATACTTATTAGAAAAAAATTATCCTCAAAAATCTATTCTTAAATTAATAGGCGACAAATATATGCTGAATCGTGTTCAGCGAACAATATTATACAGAGGAATAACTACGAGTGAAAAATCAAAAAACAGAAACTTAAAATTAATAAAAGAAGATTTTATTAAGTCTGAAAAACTATATATTGATTGCTATAATGTTATTTATACTATTGGAAGTTATTTAAACGGAAATACTTTATTTGTCGGAACAGACAACCTTTTGAGAGATGCTTCAGAAATACATGGAAAAATTTTAAGAACAAAATTATTAGACCGTTCGTTAAATCTATTGTTTGGTTATCTTAAAACATTAAAAATAGCTGAAGTAATTTTAATTATAGATGAACCTGTAAACCATAGCAAATCATTATGTAAAAAGATAAACGAACTAATAAAAAAAATTGGAATTAAAGCTAAAGCAGAAATAAATAAATCGCCCGATATTTATTTAAAAACTCTGAAAGAAGGAATTTGTGCCACTTCCGATTCGGTAATAATAGATAAATCGAATATTAAAATATTTGACCTCGCAAGAAATACTTTAAATTTCCATTTTTCACCGGAATTTTTATTCAATTTTCATTATCAAAATCCGGCAGATTTAATTCATTTAAAACTTTAG
- a CDS encoding acyltransferase, which translates to MLQLISNKIFSISNKKDFEVLAIKIFKYQSKNIPVYTEYLNELNIKPEQIKKIEQIPFLPVDFFKTHKIYNYNSKIDKTFTSSGTTGITHSKHYVTDISIYINSFNKTFNLFYGDIKDYCFLALLSSYLEREDSSLIYMVNNLIEQTGYKESGFFLNDIEELYNKLIILEKRNKKTILLGVSYALLNFAEKYKIDLFNTIVIETGGMKGKRKEITREELHKILTKSFGVSTIHSEYGMTELLSQAYSKENGIFHTPPWMKVLIRDIYDPFTFLDCGKSGGINIIDMANINSCSFIETKDIGRLHKNETFEVLGRIDNSDIRGCNLLVG; encoded by the coding sequence ATGTTACAATTAATATCAAATAAAATATTTAGTATTAGTAATAAAAAGGATTTTGAAGTTCTTGCTATAAAAATTTTTAAATACCAGTCCAAAAATATTCCTGTTTATACTGAATATCTTAATGAGCTTAATATTAAGCCGGAGCAGATAAAAAAAATTGAGCAAATACCTTTTCTCCCTGTTGATTTTTTTAAAACGCATAAAATATATAATTATAATTCAAAAATCGACAAAACATTCACAAGCAGTGGTACAACAGGAATAACACACAGTAAACATTATGTAACAGATATTAGTATTTATATTAATAGTTTTAATAAAACATTTAATCTGTTTTACGGAGATATAAAAGATTACTGTTTTCTTGCCCTTCTTTCTTCGTATCTCGAAAGAGAAGATTCTTCGCTTATATACATGGTAAATAATTTAATTGAACAAACCGGATATAAAGAGAGTGGATTTTTTCTTAATGATATTGAAGAACTTTATAACAAGTTAATTATTCTTGAAAAAAGGAATAAAAAAACTATTCTTTTAGGTGTAAGTTATGCACTCTTAAATTTTGCGGAAAAATATAAGATAGATTTGTTTAATACTATTGTTATAGAAACAGGAGGAATGAAAGGAAAAAGAAAAGAAATAACAAGAGAAGAATTGCATAAAATATTAACAAAAAGTTTTGGAGTGAGTACAATACATTCAGAATACGGAATGACAGAACTATTATCACAAGCATATTCAAAAGAAAATGGAATATTTCATACACCGCCGTGGATGAAAGTATTGATAAGAGATATTTATGACCCTTTTACTTTTCTTGACTGTGGAAAATCAGGAGGTATAAATATAATTGATATGGCCAATATTAATTCATGTTCGTTTATTGAAACAAAAGATATAGGGCGCTTACATAAAAATGAAACCTTCGAAGTTCTTGGCAGAATTGATAATAGCGATATAAGAGGCTGTAATTTACTTGTTGGTTGA
- a CDS encoding four helix bundle protein: MKSYKDLEIYQLAYKLAIEVHTMSMKLPKYELYEQGSQIRRSSKSIKDTIAEGYGRRRYKVEFIRYLVFAHSSCDETISQLNMISDIHFSKNPLKSLISRYEELSKKINKFIQYVENNWK, from the coding sequence ATGAAAAGTTATAAGGATTTAGAAATCTATCAATTAGCATATAAATTGGCGATTGAAGTACATACTATGAGTATGAAATTACCAAAATATGAATTATATGAACAAGGCAGCCAAATCAGAAGGTCGTCAAAATCAATTAAAGATACTATAGCGGAGGGATATGGACGAAGAAGGTACAAAGTTGAATTTATAAGATATTTGGTGTTTGCTCATTCTTCGTGCGATGAAACTATATCTCAATTAAATATGATAAGTGATATTCATTTTTCAAAAAATCCACTAAAAAGTTTGATTAGCAGATATGAAGAATTAAGTAAGAAAATTAATAAATTTATCCAGTATGTTGAAAATAATTGGAAATAA